A stretch of the Tardiphaga sp. 709 genome encodes the following:
- a CDS encoding helix-turn-helix transcriptional regulator, translated as MTAQARLPAQIGNDMHLSTDPTDPQNQEVYALWDQLAEFSVADGDAALTHLLSALRTMLSARNVLWGVVVRLPSPKRADPLLGWRPRLVRVLDPMPAVAASVQKQYDTLWSDDVDLSQILSMSGDEQFRVRLLFETLPPEWFEGKHYRRHYLDVGFADSISVRVALNDDVRIRLFVFRDAQAPRFTVQDGQRLGFVMRALRWFHREQLLSHGLLIANAPLTPAERRVLLALLDGDTESRIAQKLDQSPNTTHFHVKSIYAKFGVRNRPSLSALWLGKLR; from the coding sequence ATGACCGCGCAGGCCCGGCTTCCTGCACAGATTGGGAATGACATGCATCTCTCGACGGATCCCACCGATCCGCAAAATCAAGAAGTCTATGCACTCTGGGATCAGCTGGCCGAGTTCTCAGTCGCCGACGGCGACGCCGCGCTGACACACCTGCTGTCCGCACTGCGTACCATGTTGTCGGCACGCAATGTGCTATGGGGCGTGGTCGTGCGATTGCCTTCGCCGAAGCGGGCCGATCCCTTGCTCGGCTGGCGTCCGCGCCTCGTCAGGGTGCTGGACCCGATGCCGGCGGTGGCGGCATCAGTGCAGAAGCAGTACGATACACTCTGGTCCGACGACGTCGACCTGTCTCAGATCCTTTCCATGTCGGGCGATGAGCAGTTCCGCGTCCGCCTGCTGTTTGAAACGCTTCCGCCGGAATGGTTCGAGGGCAAGCACTATCGGCGGCACTATCTGGACGTCGGCTTCGCCGATAGCATTTCCGTGCGCGTTGCGCTCAATGACGACGTGAGGATTCGCCTGTTCGTGTTTCGCGATGCGCAGGCACCCCGCTTTACGGTGCAGGACGGCCAGCGTCTGGGCTTCGTCATGCGCGCCTTGAGATGGTTCCACCGAGAACAATTGCTCAGCCACGGTCTGCTCATCGCCAACGCGCCCCTCACACCCGCTGAACGCCGGGTGTTGCTCGCACTGCTCGACGGGGACACGGAAAGCCGGATCGCGCAGAAGCTCGACCAAAGTCCGAACACCACGCATTTCCACGTCAAATCGATCTACGCCAAGTTCGGCGTGCGCAATCGTCCGTCGCTCTCTGCGCTCTGGCTCGGTAAGCTGCGATAA
- a CDS encoding AraC family transcriptional regulator, with product MDILAEVLDRVRLGGTLLFHFELGHPWNLALPQRPYAMFHYISRGSATLALEQGSELRMNAGDCVVIARGEPHVIYSDRRTTPFSVLDFDRSAADRGVVRHGGNAQPHATMICGKFTVARPSRGSVLDLLPPVLLLKPTEDGAWLEAILRRMVSESACERPGQGVALSRLTEVLFVEVLRNWIKSLGPGEGGWLGAMADPHIGPALRLIHERPDRPWTLDDLGQRVGLGRSAFSARFTKLVGQSMYSYLIARRMSEAAFLLETSDEAIARIATSVGYETTAAFSKLFHRHHGLSPGRYRATLRSDGDRRQEDVVLEAEVTD from the coding sequence ATGGACATCCTCGCCGAAGTACTCGACCGCGTGCGCCTCGGGGGGACTTTGCTGTTCCACTTCGAGCTCGGCCATCCCTGGAATCTGGCGTTGCCACAACGCCCGTACGCCATGTTTCATTATATCAGTCGTGGCTCAGCGACCCTCGCGCTCGAACAGGGATCAGAACTCCGCATGAACGCGGGCGACTGTGTTGTCATCGCGCGGGGCGAGCCCCATGTGATTTATTCGGATCGCCGAACGACGCCATTTTCGGTTCTCGACTTCGATCGATCGGCCGCGGATCGTGGCGTCGTTCGTCACGGCGGCAACGCGCAGCCGCATGCGACGATGATCTGCGGCAAGTTCACCGTGGCGCGGCCCTCACGCGGCAGCGTGCTGGACTTGCTCCCGCCGGTGCTTCTCCTGAAGCCCACGGAGGACGGCGCGTGGCTCGAGGCGATTCTGCGACGCATGGTGAGCGAGTCGGCGTGTGAGCGTCCCGGCCAGGGCGTCGCGTTGTCACGACTAACAGAAGTGCTCTTCGTCGAGGTTTTGCGAAACTGGATCAAGTCGCTTGGTCCCGGAGAAGGCGGGTGGCTGGGCGCGATGGCGGACCCGCACATCGGACCGGCACTTCGGTTGATCCACGAGCGACCGGATCGGCCCTGGACCCTCGATGACCTCGGGCAACGCGTGGGGCTAGGTCGCTCGGCGTTTTCGGCGCGCTTCACCAAGCTCGTCGGCCAGTCCATGTACAGTTATCTGATAGCGCGCCGGATGTCGGAGGCCGCATTCTTGCTTGAAACAAGCGACGAGGCGATCGCACGGATCGCGACCTCTGTCGGCTATGAGACCACTGCCGCGTTTTCGAAGCTCTTCCATCGACATCACGGCCTATCGCCTGGTCGTTACCGAGCAACGTTGCGCTCTGACGGCGACCGGAGGCAAGAGGACGTCGTCTTGGAAGCAGAAGTCACCGATTGA
- a CDS encoding alpha/beta hydrolase — protein sequence MRNLLLSTAAVLLAGAAFAASAQSAELPKGAAHNIVLVHGAFVDQTSWQPVADILTKKGYNVTLVENPLTSLAADVDATKQALAKQNGKTVLVGHSWGGVVITEAGNDPKISALVYVSAFAPDVGQSLADLAKSGPATEGGAAIHPDDKGNLYIDPKVFPSAVAADLPPEIAAHLANSQLPLNHVAFEAPVDIAAWGDKPTFYVISTKDKVIAPEAQNFFAGKMKAQTTEVAGSHASLVVHAKEVAAVIEKAALVK from the coding sequence ATGCGAAATCTTCTGCTTTCAACCGCCGCCGTCCTTCTGGCCGGAGCGGCATTTGCCGCCTCTGCCCAGTCGGCCGAACTGCCCAAGGGGGCCGCTCACAACATCGTGCTCGTCCATGGCGCTTTCGTCGACCAGACGAGTTGGCAGCCCGTTGCCGACATCCTCACCAAGAAGGGCTACAACGTCACGCTCGTCGAAAATCCGCTCACCTCCCTTGCCGCTGACGTCGATGCCACCAAACAGGCCCTGGCGAAGCAGAACGGCAAGACCGTTCTCGTCGGCCATTCCTGGGGCGGCGTGGTCATCACGGAAGCCGGCAACGACCCCAAGATCTCGGCGCTCGTCTACGTCTCCGCTTTCGCGCCCGACGTGGGACAATCTCTGGCGGACCTCGCCAAGAGCGGTCCCGCGACCGAAGGTGGTGCGGCGATTCATCCGGACGACAAGGGCAACCTCTACATCGATCCCAAGGTATTTCCGTCGGCCGTTGCGGCCGACCTTCCTCCGGAGATCGCCGCGCACCTGGCTAACTCGCAGCTTCCGTTGAATCACGTTGCATTCGAGGCGCCCGTCGACATTGCAGCCTGGGGCGACAAGCCGACATTCTATGTCATCAGCACGAAGGACAAGGTGATCGCACCCGAGGCTCAGAATTTTTTCGCCGGCAAGATGAAGGCTCAGACGACGGAAGTCGCCGGCAGCCATGCTTCGCTTGTTGTTCATGCGAAGGAAGTCGCGGCGGTGATTGAAAAGGCCGCGCTGGTGAAGTGA
- a CDS encoding alpha/beta hydrolase, producing the protein MTALDITSGDATLETAPTRYVEGRGIRFAYRRLGPPTGTPLVLLQHFSGNIDAWDSAVVNVLAADRPVIAFDNAGVGRSTGQTPDNVAAMARDAVAFINALGISEVDLLGFSLGGCVAQQIAAEHGRLVRKLILVGTAPKGGEEHLLAVLQEAFSQTDAPDPRLPLFFTTSSASQSAGLAFLKRTQVRKDDRDTDNGSAVTDPQAKALITWCATPDPEHAMLRAIRQPTLVVSGSHDTMLPANNAYAMFKELSNAQLVLYPDSGHGALFQHHEIFVSHVRTFLNA; encoded by the coding sequence ATGACTGCACTCGACATCACGAGCGGGGACGCCACGCTGGAAACGGCACCCACCCGCTACGTGGAAGGCCGCGGAATCCGCTTCGCCTATCGCCGCCTCGGCCCCCCGACCGGAACGCCGCTGGTGCTTCTGCAGCATTTCTCGGGCAACATCGATGCGTGGGATTCCGCCGTCGTCAACGTCCTGGCCGCCGATCGCCCTGTGATCGCCTTCGACAACGCCGGAGTCGGTCGCTCGACCGGTCAGACGCCCGACAATGTCGCGGCGATGGCACGCGACGCGGTCGCCTTCATCAACGCGCTTGGCATCTCCGAAGTCGACCTGCTGGGCTTTTCTCTCGGCGGATGCGTCGCCCAGCAGATCGCTGCCGAGCACGGACGTCTGGTCCGCAAGCTCATCCTCGTCGGCACCGCGCCCAAAGGCGGGGAGGAGCATCTGTTAGCGGTTCTCCAGGAGGCGTTTTCCCAAACCGATGCACCGGATCCTCGCCTGCCGCTGTTCTTCACGACGTCGTCCGCCAGCCAATCGGCCGGCCTGGCGTTCCTGAAGCGGACGCAGGTGCGTAAGGACGATAGGGACACCGACAACGGCAGCGCGGTCACCGATCCGCAGGCCAAGGCGTTGATCACTTGGTGCGCCACACCTGATCCCGAGCACGCCATGCTGCGCGCCATCCGCCAGCCCACTCTTGTGGTCAGCGGTAGCCACGACACCATGCTTCCAGCAAACAATGCCTACGCAATGTTCAAAGAACTCAGCAACGCGCAGCTGGTCCTCTATCCCGATTCAGGCCACGGCGCCCTGTTTCAGCACCACGAGATCTTCGTCAGTCACGTCCGGACTTTCCTGAACGCGTAA
- a CDS encoding DUF302 domain-containing protein, producing MKIEKVEVERLSLTSAKPFDAVVAAFKSAIGQPDIVEFFKASRAADSFPELERVVQGALGRTGFMLFAEFDLGAVLRLESSSKTPSSMRFVVGNPLIMKEMVKHVPDAGSYAPVTILIDERSDGVHLSYDRMESYLLPYGSTEALAVARNLDAKITTLLRECAS from the coding sequence ATGAAAATAGAGAAAGTCGAAGTCGAACGTTTAAGCCTTACGAGCGCAAAGCCATTCGATGCCGTTGTGGCCGCATTCAAGTCGGCGATCGGGCAGCCTGATATAGTCGAATTCTTCAAGGCGTCGAGGGCGGCAGATTCCTTCCCGGAATTGGAGCGCGTTGTGCAGGGCGCGCTCGGCCGTACGGGTTTTATGCTCTTTGCGGAATTCGACTTGGGCGCCGTTCTGCGTCTCGAATCTAGTTCAAAGACGCCTAGCAGTATGCGTTTTGTGGTGGGCAATCCACTCATCATGAAAGAAATGGTCAAACACGTACCCGATGCTGGATCTTACGCTCCAGTGACAATCCTCATTGATGAACGTTCCGATGGCGTGCATCTCTCCTATGACAGGATGGAGAGCTATCTGCTGCCGTATGGCAGCACGGAAGCACTCGCCGTCGCCCGCAACCTCGATGCGAAAATCACGACCTTGCTGCGCGAATGTGCAAGCTAA
- a CDS encoding alpha/beta hydrolase has protein sequence MFTAMFTQVASGGTSDEAVWHNKIPAALSEPAVDIDKDPNLLHKYADNAGTKIHYVTMGSNQKPLMVFVHGFPDFWYSWRNQIQAFSASYQVVALDLRGYDLSDRPQGVENYKFSVLLDDIRAVINAERNGRKVILIGHDWGAALSWLFTGQHPDLVERLVVLSVPHPGAITKELLPWNHPVAQTRASAYATRFFARGKGDNLTAEDLAYWVVNPEVKRRYIEAFAKSSVLSIMAYYKANYSLSQFALNLFDPTMKKIYGAVIKCPVLHVHGIEESHALLSTLDLEKSWMENPDNLTVKIVPGVGHFIQHEVPDYLNETISSWLKDSGH, from the coding sequence ATGTTCACTGCGATGTTCACTCAGGTTGCTTCCGGGGGGACTTCAGACGAGGCCGTCTGGCACAATAAAATCCCGGCCGCTTTGAGCGAGCCTGCCGTTGATATCGATAAGGATCCGAACCTTCTGCACAAGTATGCAGACAATGCGGGAACGAAAATCCACTACGTCACAATGGGATCCAATCAAAAACCGCTGATGGTGTTCGTGCACGGATTTCCGGACTTTTGGTATTCTTGGCGAAATCAGATCCAGGCATTTTCAGCAAGTTATCAGGTGGTCGCTCTTGATCTGCGCGGGTACGATTTGAGCGATCGGCCGCAAGGCGTCGAGAACTACAAGTTTTCGGTTCTCCTCGATGACATCCGCGCCGTGATCAACGCAGAGAGAAACGGCCGTAAGGTCATCCTGATCGGGCACGACTGGGGCGCCGCCTTGTCATGGCTATTCACCGGGCAACATCCAGATCTGGTCGAAAGACTTGTCGTCCTCAGCGTTCCTCATCCTGGCGCCATCACCAAGGAACTGCTCCCCTGGAATCATCCTGTTGCGCAGACGAGGGCCAGCGCTTACGCCACACGGTTCTTCGCTCGAGGCAAGGGCGACAATCTGACTGCGGAAGATTTGGCATACTGGGTTGTAAATCCAGAGGTTAAGCGTCGTTATATTGAGGCTTTCGCAAAATCGTCCGTCTTGTCCATAATGGCTTATTACAAAGCCAACTACAGTCTCTCTCAGTTTGCGCTCAACCTCTTCGATCCGACCATGAAGAAAATCTACGGTGCCGTTATCAAATGCCCAGTCTTGCATGTGCACGGAATCGAGGAGAGCCATGCTTTGTTGAGCACTCTTGATCTTGAAAAGTCATGGATGGAAAATCCCGATAATCTCACGGTCAAAATCGTGCCTGGAGTTGGCCACTTCATTCAGCATGAAGTGCCTGACTATCTTAACGAGACGATTTCCTCCTGGTTAAAAGATTCAGGACATTAA
- a CDS encoding TetR/AcrR family transcriptional regulator — MPRKTDARDRAIATAERLFRIQGYTATGLNQIIQESGSPKGSFYFHFPRGKAQLAEEAIDHYVASRIAVLRKISANTAGDAQNFVHQIFGAFAAEMVASDFQYGCLMQNLANELPALDADLTKRVARGFVDSTEIVAEHFRGCGFTSARASSTAAALVAAVEGARTIARLERTPAIFKALADVSVQGWAAPKG, encoded by the coding sequence ATGCCCCGTAAGACCGACGCCCGCGATCGCGCGATTGCCACTGCCGAGCGACTGTTTCGCATCCAAGGCTACACTGCGACCGGATTGAACCAGATCATTCAAGAGAGCGGCTCGCCTAAAGGATCGTTCTACTTTCACTTTCCGCGCGGCAAGGCACAGCTCGCCGAAGAAGCAATCGATCATTACGTTGCGAGCAGAATCGCCGTATTGCGGAAGATCTCGGCGAATACGGCGGGCGATGCTCAGAATTTTGTTCATCAGATTTTCGGCGCGTTCGCCGCCGAAATGGTCGCCTCCGATTTCCAGTACGGATGCCTCATGCAAAATCTGGCGAATGAGCTTCCCGCACTCGACGCTGATCTGACAAAACGGGTAGCGCGTGGATTTGTTGATTCGACCGAGATAGTTGCGGAGCATTTTAGGGGGTGCGGTTTCACGTCCGCGCGCGCATCCTCTACCGCAGCGGCATTGGTAGCCGCCGTCGAAGGCGCGCGAACGATCGCTCGCCTGGAACGCACGCCGGCGATATTCAAGGCTCTGGCGGATGTTAGTGTCCAGGGGTGGGCTGCCCCCAAAGGGTGA
- a CDS encoding alpha/beta hydrolase, with product MAESEIANIRALLLSKPRPVGWEQRRQRLDEVGSIWPVADDVELRTVDCGNVAGEWSFSPGADTTRVLLYFHGGGFCSGSILSHRRLVTEAGRAAGISTLAIDYRLAPENPFPAAHDDAMSAWRYLRQQGIDAGNIVVGGDSAGGNLTITLINALRSANEESPACAWLISPWTDLSMSGTTLQSKDQIDPIIHRGYLKELADAFAPASLDRRSPFLSPLFSNLIGFPPTLIQVGSAETLLADSTRFAEAAAIADVATTLEVWPDMIHAWPLWNGGLTDARLALRSAGQFIKHQLSDLVP from the coding sequence TTGGCCGAAAGTGAGATTGCGAATATTCGCGCACTACTGTTGTCAAAGCCCCGCCCGGTCGGGTGGGAGCAGCGCCGGCAGCGACTTGATGAAGTCGGGTCGATCTGGCCGGTGGCCGACGATGTCGAGTTGCGGACTGTCGATTGCGGCAATGTCGCGGGGGAATGGTCCTTCTCACCGGGGGCAGATACGACGCGCGTGCTTCTGTATTTTCATGGCGGCGGGTTTTGTTCGGGATCAATCCTCAGTCATCGACGCCTCGTGACAGAGGCGGGGCGGGCTGCTGGCATAAGCACCCTGGCGATTGACTATCGGCTCGCGCCGGAAAATCCGTTTCCTGCCGCTCATGACGACGCGATGAGCGCCTGGCGATATCTGCGCCAACAGGGCATAGACGCCGGCAATATAGTAGTTGGCGGTGACAGCGCTGGCGGCAATCTCACAATTACCCTGATAAATGCCTTGCGCAGCGCCAATGAAGAGTCGCCGGCATGCGCTTGGCTTATTTCGCCCTGGACTGATCTTTCAATGTCCGGGACGACGCTACAAAGCAAGGATCAGATCGATCCGATCATCCACCGTGGCTACCTCAAGGAACTGGCTGACGCCTTTGCTCCGGCATCGCTCGACCGCAGGAGCCCGTTTCTGTCTCCGCTGTTCTCGAACCTCATCGGATTTCCACCAACACTCATTCAGGTCGGGTCAGCCGAAACTTTGCTCGCAGACTCGACACGTTTCGCGGAGGCTGCCGCGATAGCCGACGTCGCGACGACGTTGGAGGTATGGCCCGACATGATCCATGCATGGCCTTTGTGGAATGGCGGTCTTACAGACGCAAGGTTGGCGCTCAGGTCAGCTGGACAATTCATCAAGCATCAATTGTCTGATCTGGTTCCGTAG
- a CDS encoding class I SAM-dependent methyltransferase encodes MREPNPEKLNALVGKLVSDLGISLGGASILLGDRLGLYKAMADGDIFTPSQLAKKTGLHERYVREWLSGQAASGYIDYHPEKNGFSLSAEQAMAFAEEGSPAFFAGAFDVVQSTYLDEPKVAEAFRTGKGVGWHEHSKCLFSGTERFFRPGYNANLVSNWIPTLEGVEAKLKAGARVADVGCGHGASTIVMAQAYPKSRFFGFDYHKPSIDRAKVLAQEAGVGDRIEFAQASAKDFPAKDYDLVAFFDCLHDMGDPVGAGKHVKETLAKDGSWMIVEPFAHDNLKDNLNPIGSIFYHASTFICTPASLSQEVGLGLGAQAGEGKLRQVATEAGFKRFRRATETPFNMIFEVRA; translated from the coding sequence ATGCGTGAACCAAATCCTGAAAAGCTGAACGCACTCGTAGGAAAGCTGGTCAGCGATCTCGGTATTTCACTTGGCGGTGCCAGTATACTGCTCGGCGATCGTCTCGGCCTCTACAAGGCAATGGCGGATGGAGATATCTTCACGCCTTCGCAGCTTGCCAAGAAAACCGGCCTGCACGAGCGTTATGTCCGCGAGTGGCTCTCCGGCCAGGCCGCCTCTGGTTACATCGACTACCACCCTGAAAAAAATGGGTTCTCGCTCTCGGCCGAACAAGCGATGGCGTTCGCGGAGGAGGGGTCGCCAGCTTTCTTCGCCGGTGCGTTCGATGTCGTACAGTCCACCTATCTCGACGAACCCAAGGTCGCCGAAGCATTTCGAACAGGGAAGGGCGTTGGCTGGCATGAGCATTCGAAGTGCCTTTTCTCGGGCACCGAACGCTTCTTCAGGCCGGGCTATAACGCCAATCTGGTTTCGAACTGGATTCCGACGCTCGAAGGCGTCGAAGCCAAACTGAAAGCTGGCGCCAGGGTGGCCGATGTCGGATGCGGCCACGGCGCCTCGACCATCGTGATGGCGCAGGCGTACCCCAAATCCAGGTTCTTCGGGTTTGATTACCACAAACCTTCAATCGATCGCGCGAAGGTCCTGGCCCAGGAAGCGGGGGTCGGAGACCGAATTGAATTCGCGCAGGCCAGTGCCAAGGATTTTCCGGCAAAAGACTACGATCTGGTCGCTTTCTTCGATTGCCTGCATGACATGGGCGACCCCGTTGGTGCGGGCAAGCATGTCAAGGAAACACTGGCCAAAGACGGGTCGTGGATGATCGTCGAGCCATTTGCTCATGACAATCTCAAGGATAATCTCAACCCGATCGGCTCCATTTTCTATCACGCCTCGACATTCATTTGTACACCTGCGTCGCTCTCTCAGGAGGTGGGCTTGGGGCTCGGTGCCCAGGCAGGTGAAGGCAAATTGCGTCAGGTCGCGACTGAAGCAGGATTCAAGCGCTTCCGCCGCGCGACCGAGACGCCTTTCAATATGATCTTCGAAGTACGCGCCTGA
- a CDS encoding GlsB/YeaQ/YmgE family stress response membrane protein: protein MNMSGESLLVILIVGIVAGWLAGQIVRGAGFGLIGDLIIGILGAFIGSWLLPKLGIHLGAGIVRAIINATLGAIVLLLIIRLVRGGGFARRY, encoded by the coding sequence ATGAACATGTCCGGCGAAAGTCTTCTTGTCATCCTGATCGTTGGCATCGTCGCGGGTTGGCTCGCAGGCCAGATCGTTCGTGGCGCAGGCTTTGGCCTGATCGGCGACCTGATCATCGGCATTCTCGGCGCATTTATCGGAAGCTGGCTTTTACCCAAGCTCGGTATTCATCTGGGGGCGGGAATCGTCCGCGCAATCATCAACGCAACACTCGGCGCGATCGTCCTGCTTCTCATCATCCGGCTCGTGCGTGGCGGTGGGTTCGCGCGTCGCTACTAG
- a CDS encoding ABC transporter substrate-binding protein, translating to MTFTVAAALSAALGSTAFAQKKYDTGASDTEIKIGNIMPYSGPASAYGVIGKMEEAYFKMINDQGGINGRKINYITYDDGYSPPKAVEQARKLVESDEVLFIASSLGTPSNSAIQKYMNAKKVPQLFVATGATKFGDYKDFPWTMGWQPAYQSESRIYAAYLLREKPDAKIAVMYQNDDFGKDMLKGLKDGLGAKAASMIVAEESYEVSEPTIESHIVKLKSTNADTFVSFTTPKFAAQAIKKVAELSWKPTFIQSNVGSSVGGVMKPAGYEIAQGILSANYAKDGADSSWDNDEGMKKFYAFLAKYAPTMDRSDGSVVYGYGQAQTIVQVLKQAGDNLTRANIMKEAANLKEFAPDTLLPGVTISTSATDFYPIEQLQMQRFKGEKWELFGPIIAGKIDG from the coding sequence ATGACGTTCACGGTTGCCGCAGCCCTCAGTGCGGCCCTTGGCAGCACTGCCTTCGCCCAGAAAAAATACGACACCGGCGCCAGCGATACCGAGATCAAGATCGGCAACATCATGCCCTATAGCGGGCCCGCTTCCGCCTACGGCGTGATCGGCAAGATGGAAGAAGCCTATTTCAAGATGATCAACGATCAGGGCGGCATCAACGGCCGCAAGATCAATTACATCACCTATGACGATGGCTACTCGCCGCCGAAGGCCGTGGAGCAGGCACGCAAGCTCGTCGAATCCGACGAAGTGCTGTTCATCGCCAGCTCGCTCGGCACGCCATCGAATTCCGCGATTCAAAAATATATGAATGCGAAGAAGGTGCCGCAGCTGTTCGTGGCCACCGGCGCGACCAAGTTCGGCGACTACAAGGACTTCCCCTGGACCATGGGCTGGCAGCCGGCCTATCAGAGCGAGTCCAGGATCTATGCGGCCTATCTGCTGCGGGAAAAGCCCGACGCCAAGATCGCGGTCATGTACCAGAACGACGATTTCGGCAAAGACATGCTGAAGGGTCTGAAGGATGGTCTCGGCGCCAAGGCGGCATCGATGATCGTCGCCGAGGAAAGCTATGAAGTGTCGGAGCCGACCATCGAGTCCCACATCGTCAAGCTGAAGTCGACCAATGCCGACACCTTTGTCAGCTTCACCACGCCAAAATTCGCTGCGCAGGCGATCAAGAAAGTGGCGGAGCTCAGCTGGAAACCAACCTTCATCCAGAGCAATGTCGGCTCTTCGGTCGGCGGCGTGATGAAGCCGGCGGGTTACGAGATCGCCCAGGGCATCCTGTCGGCGAACTACGCCAAGGACGGCGCCGATTCCAGCTGGGACAATGACGAGGGCATGAAGAAATTCTACGCTTTCCTCGCCAAATATGCGCCCACCATGGACAGGAGCGACGGTTCGGTCGTCTATGGCTATGGTCAGGCGCAGACCATCGTTCAGGTGCTCAAGCAGGCCGGTGATAACCTGACCCGCGCGAACATCATGAAGGAAGCAGCCAACCTCAAGGAATTCGCGCCCGACACGTTGCTGCCCGGCGTGACCATCTCGACCTCGGCCACCGACTTCTACCCGATCGAGCAGCTGCAGATGCAGCGCTTCAAGGGCGAGAAGTGGGAGCTGTTCGGCCCGATCATCGCGGGCAAGATCGACGGCTGA
- a CDS encoding ABC transporter substrate-binding protein: MNCRNFLRTAALSSAAFAFLAFSTSANAQKKYDTGASDTEIKIGNIIPYSGPASAYGIIGKMEEAYFKMINDQGGINGRKINFVSYDDAYSPAKAVEQTRKLVESDEVLFVFGPLGTPSNTAILKYLNAKKVPQLFVATGATKFGEYKTAPWTMGWQPAYQSEGRIFAQYAISEKPNGKIAVFYQNDDLGKDMLKGFKDGLGDKASMIVAEDSYEVSEPTIDSHIVKLKASGADIFISISTPKFAAQAIKKVAEIGWKPMFFQSNVGSSVGAVMRPAGIENSQGVLSLAYAKDALDPQWDNDEGMKKYLDFLAKYAPFANKAESSALYGYGQAQTVVQVLKQAGDDLTRANIMKQAASLKDFTTDTLLPGVKINTSATDFYPIEQLRMMRFTGEKWDVFGPPIDSKLGG; the protein is encoded by the coding sequence ATGAACTGCAGAAACTTTCTGCGCACCGCCGCGCTCTCGAGCGCGGCGTTTGCGTTTCTCGCCTTCTCAACTTCCGCGAATGCCCAGAAGAAATACGACACCGGGGCGAGCGATACCGAGATCAAGATCGGCAACATCATTCCCTACAGCGGACCTGCATCCGCCTACGGCATCATCGGGAAGATGGAAGAAGCCTACTTCAAGATGATCAACGATCAGGGCGGCATCAACGGCCGCAAGATCAACTTCGTCAGCTATGACGATGCCTACAGCCCGGCCAAGGCTGTGGAGCAGACCCGCAAGCTGGTCGAATCCGACGAAGTTCTGTTCGTGTTCGGTCCGCTCGGCACGCCGTCGAACACGGCGATCCTGAAGTACCTGAACGCCAAGAAGGTGCCGCAGCTGTTCGTCGCCACCGGCGCGACCAAGTTCGGCGAGTACAAGACCGCGCCATGGACGATGGGCTGGCAGCCGGCCTATCAGAGCGAAGGCCGCATCTTCGCGCAGTATGCGATAAGCGAGAAGCCGAACGGCAAGATCGCCGTGTTCTATCAGAACGACGACCTCGGCAAGGACATGCTGAAGGGCTTCAAGGATGGCCTCGGCGACAAGGCCTCGATGATCGTGGCCGAAGACAGCTATGAAGTGTCGGAGCCGACCATCGACTCGCACATCGTCAAGCTGAAGGCCTCGGGCGCAGACATCTTCATCTCGATTTCAACGCCGAAGTTTGCCGCACAGGCGATCAAGAAGGTGGCCGAGATTGGCTGGAAGCCGATGTTCTTCCAGAGCAATGTCGGCTCCTCCGTCGGCGCTGTGATGCGTCCCGCCGGGATCGAGAACTCCCAGGGCGTGTTGTCGCTGGCTTACGCCAAGGACGCGCTCGACCCGCAGTGGGACAATGACGAAGGCATGAAGAAGTATCTGGACTTCCTGGCTAAATACGCTCCCTTCGCCAATAAGGCCGAAAGCTCGGCACTCTATGGCTATGGTCAGGCGCAGACCGTGGTGCAGGTTCTCAAGCAGGCCGGCGACGACCTGACCCGCGCCAACATCATGAAACAGGCCGCCAGCCTGAAGGACTTCACGACCGACACACTGCTGCCGGGCGTCAAGATCAACACCTCGGCGACCGATTTCTATCCGATCGAGCAGCTGCGCATGATGCGCTTCACCGGCGAAAAGTGGGACGTGTTCGGCCCGCCGATCGACAGCAAGCTCGGCGGGTAA